From a single Spongiibacter taiwanensis genomic region:
- a CDS encoding type II secretion system F family protein encodes MIWIALSLLVIGLAFVVLLMLGSNEQEGKVDPRVVVDKKQDAVPSFIKDYLAQHSVELPPQVIYLIMAFAGGGVLISLLVLPFKIALIVSAAIPGVLYLGMKSLGNRRKQMMLEQLPSFINQVTRRLSAGISVENAFSDSVETLERPLGTVMRRVVRRVHMGEELHRAFDREANHNRLKEFNVLATAIRINEQYGGSIRSILDDIVAILRLDEAGKRELNAMTGETRFTAVVLALIPPATVAYMMYMMPDMVMTMWNDPGGQNALLAATFMELFGVVALWRMIKSVGT; translated from the coding sequence ATGATCTGGATTGCTCTGTCTTTGCTGGTGATCGGCCTGGCCTTCGTGGTTTTGCTGATGCTGGGTTCCAATGAACAAGAAGGCAAAGTTGACCCCCGCGTCGTTGTCGACAAAAAGCAAGACGCCGTGCCTTCTTTCATCAAAGACTACTTGGCCCAGCATAGCGTCGAATTGCCGCCCCAAGTTATCTATCTGATCATGGCTTTTGCCGGTGGCGGCGTCCTGATCAGTTTGCTGGTACTGCCCTTCAAGATCGCGTTGATTGTCAGCGCCGCCATACCCGGCGTGTTGTATCTGGGCATGAAATCCCTCGGGAATCGTCGCAAGCAGATGATGCTGGAACAACTTCCCTCGTTCATCAATCAGGTTACCCGCCGCCTTTCCGCCGGTATCTCGGTTGAAAACGCCTTTAGCGACTCGGTAGAAACCCTAGAACGCCCCTTGGGAACCGTTATGCGCCGAGTTGTCCGCCGGGTGCACATGGGTGAAGAGCTGCATCGCGCCTTTGACCGGGAGGCAAATCACAATCGTCTGAAGGAGTTCAACGTACTCGCCACCGCCATTCGAATCAACGAACAATACGGCGGCAGCATCCGTTCCATTCTGGACGACATCGTCGCCATCCTTCGCTTGGACGAAGCCGGCAAACGTGAACTCAATGCGATGACCGGGGAAACCCGCTTCACCGCTGTGGTGCTGGCGCTTATCCCGCCGGCAACCGTGGCGTACATGATGTACATGATGCCCGATATGGTCATGACAATGTGGAATGACCCGGGCGGCCAGAATGCATTGCTGGCGGCAACTTTTATGGAGCTGTTTGGCGTTGTAGCGCTGTGGCGAATGATCAAATCGGTAGGGACCTGA
- a CDS encoding type II secretion system F family protein produces the protein MEAHHIYFIIGAVVLCTAPVVLLAIAHMEGSSSSGKNAQLEFSSKDIWRQLREENTHIASLSQLLRRAGMVKTDQQIKAVTIAGILCAALALAFGVSALIKGLPIPQALLICGASLLGFPLLAYMFLKKHAEDRQAKLEAETLMLIQTTRMLWRVGLSLPKTLAIICEELKELTPNCATELNLAVNKIESGQSQEEALYDLINSTGAEGFKEYLIVIRQQSITGGSIDKSLDELYLLLQSRRKLELQEVVNKLAGKMSLVMMVCFFPALLIFVGGPSFTSLSKALGDVAS, from the coding sequence ATGGAAGCACATCATATCTATTTCATTATTGGCGCGGTGGTGCTGTGCACCGCTCCCGTCGTCCTGCTAGCGATTGCCCATATGGAGGGCTCCAGCAGCAGTGGTAAAAATGCCCAGCTCGAATTCAGTTCTAAAGATATCTGGCGGCAGCTTCGCGAAGAAAATACCCATATTGCTTCTCTGTCACAGCTACTTCGCCGAGCGGGTATGGTCAAGACAGATCAGCAAATTAAAGCGGTGACCATCGCCGGGATACTCTGTGCGGCCCTGGCGCTGGCCTTTGGGGTAAGCGCGCTGATTAAGGGACTTCCCATTCCGCAAGCACTGCTGATTTGTGGCGCCAGCCTGCTCGGCTTCCCTTTACTGGCCTATATGTTTCTGAAAAAGCATGCTGAGGACCGGCAAGCCAAACTGGAAGCTGAAACCCTCATGCTGATCCAGACAACCCGAATGTTGTGGCGGGTCGGCCTGTCGCTGCCAAAGACCCTCGCCATTATTTGTGAAGAGTTAAAAGAACTGACCCCGAATTGTGCTACCGAGTTGAATTTGGCGGTGAATAAGATTGAGTCGGGCCAAAGCCAGGAGGAAGCCCTCTATGACTTGATTAACAGCACCGGCGCAGAAGGTTTCAAAGAGTACCTCATTGTGATTCGCCAACAGTCGATCACTGGCGGCAGCATCGACAAATCGCTAGATGAACTCTATTTGCTATTACAAAGCCGCAGAAAGCTCGAACTGCAGGAAGTGGTCAACAAGCTGGCTGGCAAAATGTCGCTGGTGATGATGGTGTGTTTTTTCCCAGCGCTACTGATTTTTGTCGGCGGGCCCAGCTTTACCAGTCTTTCCAAGGCGCTCGGTGATGTCGCTTCTTAA